Proteins from a genomic interval of Benincasa hispida cultivar B227 chromosome 7, ASM972705v1, whole genome shotgun sequence:
- the LOC120080816 gene encoding PHD finger protein MALE MEIOCYTE DEATH 1, which produces MSISILESCKKRKRRPKLFGFQTFGDPGSPISPTGPFRENIRIFLQQCAEIEDYRIQEMPIWCTLLVHENRSFVVPLYTIEEEVKLSPKPYCDYCRCSGWSNHFVSKRKYHIIIPLDDRWNKRLDDGSFDLDDQTHLLHGLIHCNGFGHLLCINGIEGGSKFLCGREVMDLWDRICTNLRTRKITVEDLSKKRSMDLRLLHGVAYGHPWFGRWGYRFCRGSFGVKEHHYSRALEILSSLELDKIIHEVDETDRGREMKQIIRHYRNLSETQLITLKDLLKFILTVKYVTTIQKKPIQPIAKSPPPSRQSLQRNKQQSLVKEKQIRYRKFATAISNMDSRWPARRLEYAAEVIVKALEEKKSDKFSHGGNGMTRQDVRDAARLHIGDTGLLDYVLKSLNNVIVGNQIVRRAVNPKTRILEYTIHELRNGAQLTEEQESTQNSEPTLTPGNDIYSDVLCVYRSIFLDYPESDMVELATQGVLDSKHFVKEWPLRDEEDHLLTFIIRLMPRLTFTQSESELKSDFMPSGEVVVLPLHTTIGEVKEAAEKALRDTYYVTEQFEVKEIQNLENSEDREVIFGAAESGAELFVKGMGMDLETPLKYQGGVDTWKVRCECGAGDDDGERMVACDICEIWQHTRCCGIDDADNVPPLFVCAACCDSLGPLRI; this is translated from the exons ATGTCGATTTCAATCCTCGAATCCTGcaagaagagaaagagaaggcCTAAACTTTTCGGGTTTCAAACGTTTGGCGACCCCGGATCGCCGATCAGCCCCACCGGCCCATTTCGTGAGAATATCAGAATCTTTCTTCAACAATGTGCAGAGATTGAAGATTACAGAATTCAAGAAATGCCTATCTGGTGTACTCTCCTCGTCCATGAAAACAGAAGCTTTGTTGTTCCACTTTACACCATTGAAGAAGAAGTGAAGCTCTCCCCAAAGCCCTACTGCGATTACTGCCGATGTTCTG GGTGGAGCAATCATTTTGTATcgaaaagaaaatatcatatcatAATACCTTTGGATGATCGGTGGAACAAACGTCTAGATGATGGCAGTTTCGATCTTGATGATCAGACTCATCTTCTTCATGGCTTGATTCACTGCAATGGCTTCGGGCATTTGCTCTGCATCAATGGAATCGAAGGAGGCTCCAAGTTTCTTTGCGGCAGAGAAGTTATGGATCTTTGGGATAGAATCTGCacaaatctaagaacaag GAAAATTACAGTTGAGGATTTGTCCAAGAAAAGATCAATGGATCTTCGTCTACTTCATGGAGTTGCATATGGACATCCATGGTTTGGGAGATGGGGCTACAGATTTTGCCGAGGAAGCTTCGGCGTGAAAGAACACCATTACAGTAGAGCTTTGGAAATCCTCAGTTCTCTGGAACTCGACAAGATAATACACGAGGTCGATGAAACAGATCGAGGAAGAGAGATGAAGCAAATCATTCGACATTATAGAAATCTGAGCGAAACACAGTTGATCACATTGAAAGATCTACTTAAGTTCATATTGACAGTAAAGTACGTTACTACCATTCAGAAGAAACCGATTCAACCAATCGCTAAATCTCCTCCTCCTTCCAGGCAATCTCTGCAACGAAACAAGCAGCAATCTCTAGTGAAGGAGAAGCAAATACGGTACAGAAAATTCGCCACCGCAATTTCTAATATGGACAGCCGATGGCCGGCGAGACGGTTAGAATACGCGGCGGAGGTGATTGTGAAGGCATTGGAAGAGAAGAAATCAGACAAATTCAGCCATGGCGGAAATGGAATGACTCGACAAGACGTTCGAGATGCTGCTCGCCTTCACATTGGCGACACTGGGTTGCTCGATTACGTTCTAAAATCACTGAACAATGTGATTGTAGGGAACCAAATCGTTCGCCGCGCAGTGAACCCTAAAACGCGGATTTTAGAATACACGATTCACGAACTCAGAAATGGCGCTCAATTAACAGAAGAACAAGAATCAACACAAAATTCAGAACCAACTCTAACACCTGGCAATGACATTTACAGCGATGTGCTATGTGTATACAGAAGCATTTTCCTCGACTATCCAGAATCAGATATGGTGGAATTAGCAACACAAGGAGTTCTCGATAGCAAACATTTTGTTAAAGAATGGCCTCTACGAGACGAAGAAGACCATCTATTAACGTTCATTATCAGACTGATGCCGAGGCTGACGTTTACACAGTCGGAATCGGAGTTGAAGAGCGATTTCATGCCGTCCGGCGAGGTAGTGGTTCTTCCATTACACACAACGATTGGAGAAGTGAAAGAAGCAGCAGAAAAAGCCCTAAGAGACACATATTACGTTACGGAACAGTTCGAGGTTAAGGAGATACAGAATTTGGAGAACTCCGAAGACAGAGAGGTGATTTTCGGAGCGGCAGAATCGGGAGCAGAGTTGTTTGTCAAAGGAATGGGGATGGATTTAGAGACGCCATTGAAGTACCAAGGAGGAGTTGATACCTGGAAAGTCCGGTGCGAGTGCGGCGCCGGCGACGACGACGGTGAGAGGATGGTGGCTTGTGACATCTGCGAGATCTGGCAGCACACTCGCTGCTGCGGAATCGACGACGCCGATAACGTGCCGCCGTTGTTCGTATGCGCCGCCTGCTGCGATTCGCTTGGGCCGTTGAGGATTTGA
- the LOC120081679 gene encoding uncharacterized protein LOC120081679: MAEQSPRPKQSEIQNLPPPKSTSGRSISMPRSASGGGGSRRETPDYHSTAAKLERAKEVYRAYEGHGERPTIVEIVGWCFYELCSYFVLSLLIPVVFPLIISQISGTPTAPPQGWFKSFMGFDCPSREMQLYESLTEHTIKISSTQVSPLIWTSISWALGLVLAGPILAFASFHLDYGFNQHLITLAAVAAGALSCLPTGLFKTVKIFPLYIVLIVIAHSVAFTSHTRHLGLMLRVLTGPIVHKPKFSQRRSSSSLISSCSAAVGGVGSAAIFAFTYHMLRRLVF; this comes from the exons ATGGCAGAGCAAAGCCCTAGACCAAAGCAATCGGAGATCCAAAACTTACCGCCGCCGAAGTCCACCAGCGGCCGGAGCATATCGATGCCGAGGTCGGCGAGCGGCGGCGGCGGAAGCCGGAGGGAGACGCCGGATTACCACAGCACGGCGGCGAAGCTGGAGAGGGCGAAGGAGGTGTATAGAGCGTACGAAGGGCACGGAGAAAGGCCGACGATTGTGGAGATTGTGGGATGGTGCTTCTATGAACTTTGCTCGTATTTTGTTTTGTCGTTACTGATTCCGGTGGTGTTTCCGTTGATTATTAGCCAGATTAGTGGAACTCCGACGGCGCCGCCTCAGGGATGGTTTAAGAGCTTTATGGGCTTCGATTGCCCTTCTAGAGAAATGCAACT GTACGAAAGTTTAACCGAGCACACAATAAAAATATCCAGCACCCAAGTCTCACCATTAATATGGACCTCGATCTCATGGGCTTTGGGCTTGGTTCTGGCCGGCCCAATCCTCGCCTTCGCCTCCTTCCACCTTGATTACGGCTTCAATCAACACCTCATCACTCTCGCCGCCGTCGCTGCCGGAGCTCTCTCGTGTCTTCCGACAGGCCTCTTCAAAACGGTCAAAATTTTTCCTCTCTACATTGTTTTAATCGTAATTGCTCACTCTGTGGCCTTCACCTCTCACACGCGCCACCTCGGTCTCATGCTCCGTGTCCTCACCGGACCCATCGTCCATAAACCCAAATTTTCCCAAAGAAGAAGCAGTTCTAGTCTGATTTCGTCCTGCTCTGCCGCCGTCGGCGGTGTCGGTTCCGCCGCTATCTTCGCCTTCACTTACCACATGCTTCGACGGTTGGTATTCTGA